In one Saimiri boliviensis isolate mSaiBol1 chromosome 3, mSaiBol1.pri, whole genome shotgun sequence genomic region, the following are encoded:
- the CCNA2 gene encoding cyclin-A2, which yields MLGNSAPEPAAREAGSALLALQQTALQEDQENINPEKAAPIQPPRTRAALAVLKAGNPRGASQQQRPKTRRVAPLKDLPVNDENVTVPSWKANSKQPAFTIHVDEAEEETLKKPAECQKAECEDVMAFNSAVSLPGPRKPLVPLDYPMDGSFESPHTMDMSIVLEDEKPVSVNEVPDYHEDIHTYLREMEVKCKPKVGYMKKQPDITNSMRAILVDWLVEVGEEYKLQNETLHLAVNYIDRFLSSMSVLRGKLQLVGTAAMLLASKFEEIYPPEVAEFVYITDDTYTKKQVLRMEHLVLKVLTFDLAAPTVNQFLTQYFLHQQPANCKVESLAMFLGELSLIDADPYLKYLPSVIAGAAFHLALYTVTGQSWPESLVQKTGYTLESLKPCLMDLHQTYLKAPQHAQQSIREKYKHSKYHGVSLLNPPDTLNL from the exons ATGTTGGGCAACTCCGCGCCGGAGCCTGCAGCCCGCGAGGCGGGCTCGGCGCTGCTAGCATTGCAGCAGACTGCGCTCCAAGAGGACCAGGAGAACATCAACCCGGAAAAGGCAGCGCCTATCCAGCCACCGCGGACCCGGGCCGCGCTGGCGGTACTGAAGGCCGGGAACCCGCGGGGTGCATCGCAGCAGCAGAGGCCGAAGACGCGACGG gttgcaCCTCTTAAGGATCTTCCTGTAAATGATGAGAATGTCACCGTTCCTTCTTGGAAAGCAAACAGTAAACAGCCTGCATTCACCATTCATGTGGATGAAGCAGAAGAGGAGACTCTTAAGAAGCCAGCTGAATGCCAGAAAGCAGAGTGTGAAGATGTCATGGCTTTTAATTCAGCCGTTAGTTTACCTGGACCCAGAAAACCATTGGTACCTCTTGATTATCCAATGGATGGTAGTTTTG AGTCACCACATACTATGGACATGTCAATTGTATTAGAAGATGAAAAGCCAGTGAGTGTTAATGAAGTACCAGACTACCATGAGGATATTCACACATACCTTAGGGAAATGGAG gTTAAATGTAAACCTAAAGTGGGTTACATGAAGAAACAGCCAGACATCACTAACAGTATGAGAGCTATCCTCGTGGACTGGTTAGTTGAAGTAGGAGAAGAATATAAactacagaatgagaccctgcatTTGGCTGTGAACTACATTGATAGGTTCCTTTCTTCCATGTCCGTGCTGAGAGGAAAGCTTCAGCTTGTGGGCACTGCTGCTATGCTGTTAGCCTC AAAGTTTGAAGAAATATACCCCCCAGAAGTAGCAGAGTTTGTGTACATTACAGATGATACCTACACCAAGAAACAAGTTCTGAGAATGGAGCATCTAGTTTTGAAAGTCCTTACTTTTGACTTAGCTGCTCCAACAGTAAATCAGTTTCTTACCCAATACTTTCTGCATCAGCAGCCTGCAAACTGCAAAGTTGAAAGTTTAGCAATG TTTTTGGGAGAATTAAGTTTGATAGATGCTGACCCATATCTGAAGTATTTGCCATCAGTTATTGCTGGAGCTGCCTTTCATTTAGCACTCTATACAGTCACGGGACAAAGCTGG CCTGAATCATTAGTACAGAAGACTGGATATACCCTGGAAAGTCTTAAGCCTTGTCTCATGGACCTTCATCAGACCTACCTCAAAGCACCACAGCATGCACAACAGTCAATAAGAGAAAAGTACAAACATTCAAA GTATCATGGTGTTTCTCTCCTCAACCCACCAGACACACTAAATCTGTAA
- the EXOSC9 gene encoding exosome complex component RRP45, producing MKETPLSNCERRFLLRAIEEKKRLDGRQTYDYRNIRISFGTDYGCCIVELGKTRVLGQVSCELVAPKLNRATEGILFFNLELSQMAAPAFEPGRQSDLLVKLNRLLERCLRNSKCIDTESLCVVAGEKVWQIRVDLHLLNHDGNIIDAASIAAIVALCHFRRPDVSVQGDEVTLYTPEERDPVPLSIHHMPICVSFAFFQQGTYLLVDPNEREERVMDGLLVIAMNKHREICTIQSSGGIMLLKDQVLRCSKIAGVKVAEITELIQKALENDQKVRKEGGKFGFAESIANQRITAFKMEKASIDTSDVEEKAEEIIAEAEPPSEVVSKPVLWTPGTAQIGEGVENSWGDLEDSEKEDDDEGGSDEAIILDSIKMDTGIEVSDIGSQDAPIILSDSEEEEMIILEPDKNPKKIRTQTTGVKQEKAPNKKPVKRRKKKRAAN from the exons ATGAAGGAAACGCCACTTTCAAACTGCGAGCGCCGCTTCCTGCTCCGGGCCATCGAAGAGAAGAAG CGGCTGGATGGCAGACAAACCTATGATTATAGGAACATCAGGATCTCATTTGGAACTGATTATGGATGCTGCATTGTGGAACTGGGAAAAACAAG AGTTCTTGGACAGGTTTCCTGTGAACTTGTGGCTCCAAAACTCAATAGGGCAACagaaggtattcttttttttaaccttgaacTCTCTCAGATGGCTGCTCCAGCTTTTGAACCTGGCAG GCAGTCAGATCTCTTGGTGAAGTTGAATCGACTCTTGGAAAGATGTCTAAGAAATTCTAAGTGTATCGACACTGAATCTCTCTGTGTTGTTGCTGGCGAAAAG GTTTGGCAAATACGTGTAGACCTACATTTATTAAACCATGATGGAAATATTATTGATGCTGCCAGCATTGCTGCAATCGTGGCCTTATGTCACTTCCGAAGACCTGATGTCTCTGTCCAAGGAGATGAAGTAACACTG taTACACCTGAAGAGCGTGATCCTGTACCATTAAGTATCCACCACATGCCCATTTGTGTCAGTTTTGCCTTTTTCCAGCAAGG AACATATTTATTGGTGGATCCCAATGAACGAGAAGAACGTGTGATGGATGGCTTGCTGGTGATTGCCATGAACAAACATCGAGAGATTTGTACTATCCAATCCAGTGGTGGGATAATGCTACTAAAAGATCAA GTTTTGAGATGCAGTAAAATTGCTGGTGTGAAAGTAGCAGAAATTACAGAGCTAATACAGAAAGCTTTGGAAAATGACCAAAAAGTTAG GAAAGAAGGTGGAAAGTTTGGTTTTGCAGAGTCTATAGCAAATCAAAGAATCACagcatttaaaatggaaaaggccTCTATTGACACTTCGGATgtagaagaaaaagcagaagaaatcatTGCTGAAGCAGAACCTCCTTCAGAAGT TGTTTCTAAACCTGTGCTGTGGACTCCTGGAACTGCCCAAATTGGAGAAGGAGTAGAAAACTCCTGGGGTGATCTTGAAGACTCTGAGAAGGAAGATGACGATGAAGGTGGCAGTGATGAAGCTATCATTCTTGATAGTATAAAGATGGACACTGGAATAGAAGTCTCTGATAttggaagccaag atgctcCCATAATACTCTCAGAtagtgaagaagaagaaatgatcaTTTTAGAACCAGACAAGAATCCAAAGAAAATAAG AACACAGACCACCGGTGTAAAACAGGAGAAAGCACCAAATAAAAAGccagtgaaaagaagaaaaaagaagagagctgCCAATTAA